A single Mesomycoplasma bovoculi M165/69 DNA region contains:
- a CDS encoding ATP-binding cassette domain-containing protein, with amino-acid sequence MNFIEFNNLTIGYSGSEKIVLNNINFSVSNSKPIFVVGGSGQGKTSFFLSILQNMDVKNGHIIFNKQNITNLDSKKKKIFTKKIGFLSQFGNSIEFQNVYTNVVKHLPKFKNWFYSLFNIATQNQKQQIYSILKQLGLEQQIFAIYKNLSGGQQQRVEIAKLMLTKPSIILADEPTKGLDQLTSQKIFNLILTLAKQSESIVFIASHNADIIKKYDGYFLVIHNKKAILFNSFDEISPELKETFLI; translated from the coding sequence ATGAATTTTATAGAGTTTAATAATTTGACCATTGGGTATTCTGGGTCTGAAAAAATTGTGTTAAATAATATAAATTTTTCTGTTTCCAATTCTAAACCAATTTTTGTTGTTGGTGGAAGTGGTCAAGGAAAAACATCCTTTTTTTTGTCTATTTTACAAAATATGGATGTTAAAAATGGACATATTATTTTCAATAAGCAAAACATTACTAACCTGGATAGTAAAAAAAAGAAAATATTTACAAAAAAAATAGGTTTTTTATCACAATTTGGAAATTCTATTGAATTTCAAAATGTTTATACCAATGTTGTTAAACATTTACCAAAGTTTAAAAATTGATTTTATAGTTTATTTAACATTGCTACTCAAAACCAAAAACAACAAATTTATAGCATTTTAAAACAATTAGGATTAGAACAACAAATTTTTGCCATTTACAAAAATTTGTCTGGTGGACAACAACAAAGAGTTGAAATCGCAAAATTAATGCTTACAAAACCGTCAATTATTTTAGCAGATGAACCAACAAAAGGTTTAGATCAGTTAACTTCACAAAAAATTTTTAATTTAATTTTAACACTGGCAAAACAAAGTGAATCTATAGTTTTTATTGCATCCCATAATGCTGATATTATAAAAAAATATGATGGTTATTTTTTGGTAATTCACAATAAAAAAGCTATTTTATTCAATTCTTTTGATGAAATAAGTCCAGAACTAAAAGAAACATTTTTAATTTAA
- a CDS encoding LppA-related lipoprotein has translation MKKKKWVVTSVLTIPIIAMISCETPNEIQKDLDPELPQLPQLVLRPEEPSKPEKPKSTTPKESLPTTPPATLKPEEPKKIDPIKTQPSNDKPILDESKKPKDPNDSLNKQDSNPKSTIPSDKPEEPKIERNFPNQPNNKANSGETSLPQKKDSGQENQESREKLKKVLESIPTGLVIAKDKVNQFVNPNSILYKFQHDYSSTFSYQTFVEPLSIDDNEYKINFDFSKSTSTSSEIQNVELKLTDLKTNYSEKKNVNLLLTKNSGESNFIIKKKELPTSFKQVFPSFLAFALLNSNKTIDDSIFSNPEEVIEGLGFGVGLIDSLLEIENKNNHHYTIQPIKAIANDDQGTLTLTVEAKNRDEHYQGTLEDSKEHTFVFENLAKNSDDLVEFTIDNIRLTSEAKSDQTIKSQINRNSNQPTFALQSKLKKLVKKYLQVHIKSNQNITNYKKALFDVQKHLKDSNHILFPQIIFSNSFNNGQNNDGIKFKWDGNKKITYTWNLDYQYLDYNQPITENSGIFPESQHHTKILTGTIDFN, from the coding sequence ATGAAGAAAAAAAAATGAGTTGTTACATCAGTGTTAACTATACCTATTATTGCAATGATTTCTTGTGAAACTCCCAATGAAATTCAAAAAGATTTAGATCCTGAATTACCACAATTGCCTCAATTAGTTCTTAGACCTGAAGAACCTAGCAAACCTGAGAAACCAAAATCAACAACTCCAAAAGAATCTTTACCCACAACACCTCCTGCAACTCTAAAACCTGAAGAACCGAAAAAAATAGATCCTATTAAAACACAACCTTCTAATGATAAACCTATTTTAGATGAATCTAAAAAACCTAAAGATCCAAATGATTCTTTAAACAAACAAGACTCAAACCCTAAATCAACAATACCTTCTGATAAGCCAGAAGAACCAAAAATTGAAAGAAATTTTCCAAATCAACCAAACAATAAAGCAAATTCTGGAGAAACAAGCCTTCCACAAAAAAAAGATTCAGGACAAGAAAATCAAGAATCTAGAGAAAAATTAAAAAAAGTTTTAGAATCTATTCCGACTGGTTTGGTTATTGCAAAGGATAAAGTTAATCAATTTGTAAATCCAAATTCTATTTTATATAAATTTCAACATGACTATTCTTCAACATTTAGTTATCAAACATTTGTAGAACCTTTATCTATAGATGACAATGAATATAAAATTAATTTTGATTTTTCAAAATCTACAAGCACAAGTTCTGAAATTCAAAATGTTGAACTAAAATTAACAGATTTAAAAACTAACTATTCAGAGAAAAAAAATGTAAATTTATTACTAACCAAAAATAGTGGTGAATCTAATTTCATTATAAAAAAGAAAGAATTGCCAACATCTTTTAAGCAAGTATTCCCCTCTTTTTTAGCATTTGCTTTGTTAAATAGCAATAAAACGATTGATGATTCCATTTTTTCAAACCCTGAAGAAGTAATTGAAGGTTTAGGGTTTGGTGTCGGTTTGATTGACTCATTATTGGAAATAGAAAATAAAAACAACCATCATTACACAATACAACCTATTAAAGCAATTGCAAATGATGATCAAGGTACTTTGACATTGACTGTTGAAGCAAAAAACAGAGATGAACACTACCAAGGAACTTTAGAAGATTCAAAAGAACACACATTTGTATTTGAAAATTTAGCTAAAAATAGTGATGATTTAGTTGAATTTACTATCGATAATATAAGACTTACAAGTGAAGCCAAAAGTGACCAAACAATTAAATCTCAAATAAATAGAAACTCTAATCAACCAACATTTGCATTACAAAGTAAATTAAAAAAATTAGTAAAAAAATATTTGCAAGTTCACATCAAATCTAATCAAAATATTACAAATTATAAAAAGGCTTTGTTTGATGTTCAAAAACATCTCAAAGATTCCAATCACATATTATTTCCACAAATTATCTTTTCTAACTCATTTAATAATGGGCAAAATAATGATGGAATCAAATTTAAATGAGATGGTAATAAAAAAATTACTTATACTTGAAATTTAGATTATCAGTATTTAGATTATAATCAACCTATAACTGAAAATAGTGGAATATTTCCAGAATCACAACATCACACCAAAATACTCACTGGCACAATTGATTTTAACTAA
- the cypl gene encoding ABC transporter thiamine pyrophosphate-binding lipoprotein p37/Cypl: protein MKTKFYLNIKKRIHKFLICGGFLSFLTLVSCSTNSTSDSFAWDTKVNIGADSSWTRSKDPSDKRISTFLSNLSNEFNKLKNQNPQTKNLADVTFEFQDISDSRTAITQLLAADNSKRSIDFAFADATSTIEIDKQNRLQNALQTTTWAFANDLEPKSYSDGSSNDYLVKQAQELSNLFNQTPFNQWQNTKNGPQKWDGVAYRFLYDKNKTQVPFYRGMIMIAGDSKTLKAIKKYWNNRDFEQWVKFGIIHGKESSGGRWKLEANLIQQHFANYFKNKQKTLSEEKIKKPQYFLQESPQSISIGQDQKFKIAFDDEASFAWTPNEGDDSRFTPKNPNEKIEILTLTNPLPYDIGSFRGDFNKLQRDLISQALINLSLNNKDTFGESIGYNGYQKISDSSIFRNMFKNSLEEN from the coding sequence ATGAAAACAAAATTTTATTTAAATATTAAAAAACGAATACATAAGTTTTTAATTTGTGGTGGATTTTTGTCTTTTTTAACTTTAGTTAGTTGTTCAACTAATAGCACATCTGACTCATTTGCTTGGGATACAAAAGTAAATATCGGAGCAGATTCTTCTTGAACACGTTCTAAAGACCCTTCAGACAAGAGAATTTCTACTTTTTTATCTAATCTTTCGAATGAATTTAATAAACTAAAAAATCAAAATCCACAAACTAAAAATTTAGCAGATGTAACTTTTGAATTTCAAGATATTAGTGATAGTAGAACTGCAATCACACAATTATTGGCTGCAGATAATTCTAAGCGATCTATTGATTTTGCTTTTGCAGATGCAACATCAACAATTGAAATTGATAAACAAAATCGATTACAAAATGCTTTACAAACTACAACTTGAGCCTTTGCAAATGATTTGGAACCAAAAAGTTACTCAGATGGTTCTAGCAATGATTATTTAGTAAAACAAGCACAAGAGTTATCTAATTTATTTAATCAAACACCTTTTAATCAATGACAAAATACAAAAAACGGACCACAAAAATGAGATGGTGTTGCTTATAGATTTTTGTATGACAAAAATAAAACGCAAGTTCCTTTTTATAGAGGTATGATTATGATTGCAGGTGATTCAAAAACTTTAAAAGCAATTAAAAAATATTGGAATAATCGCGATTTTGAACAATGAGTAAAATTCGGAATTATTCATGGAAAAGAATCTTCTGGCGGAAGATGAAAATTAGAAGCTAACTTAATTCAGCAACATTTTGCTAATTATTTCAAGAACAAACAAAAAACTCTCAGTGAAGAAAAAATAAAAAAACCACAATACTTTTTACAAGAATCGCCCCAATCTATATCAATAGGACAAGATCAAAAATTTAAAATTGCTTTTGATGATGAAGCAAGTTTTGCTTGAACACCAAATGAAGGAGATGACTCTCGTTTTACACCTAAAAATCCTAATGAAAAAATTGAAATTTTAACATTGACAAACCCACTACCATATGATATAGGTAGTTTTCGTGGTGATTTTAATAAACTTCAAAGAGATTTAATATCTCAAGCTTTAATTAATTTGTCTTTGAATAATAAAGACACTTTTGGTGAAAGTATTGGATATAATGGTTATCAAAAAATTTCTGATTCATCTATATTTCGTAATATGTTTAAAAATTCACTGGAGGAAAATTAA
- the glpK gene encoding glycerol kinase GlpK, whose product MNNKFIVTLDSGTTSCRTLVVDHQGQIRAISQTEFTQYFPKSGWVEHDPLEIWNTQVSTMQSATNKAKISSKEIAALGITNQRETIVLWDKETGLPVYNAIVWQDRRTSDYCDELVAKGLADKFSEKTGLIINPYFSGTKIRWILQNIEEAKTKLKDGKLLAGTIDTWLMWKLTDGKVHATDVSNASRTLLFNIHTLEWDQEILDLLEIPREILPEVKDSSTHFGFVESHHWSNKDKDLVPITGIAGDQQSALFGQLCTEVGMVKNTYGTGCFTLVNTGTTAIKSSNKLLTTIAWKLENQPTIYALEGSVFIAGAAIQWLRDSLRILYNSAESDFFTSLVQDDQRVYVVPSFTGLGAPYWDSYSRGAIFGLERGTKREHIIKATLDSIAYQSNDLIKAMEKDLQKPIILLKVDGGASNSNYLMQFQSSISNLKVERPANIETTALGVSYLAGLAVGFWSSIDQIKQMVKPDRIFEPEFDEPTIDRLLKGWNTAVKKTLNWTKDIE is encoded by the coding sequence ATGAACAATAAATTTATTGTAACTTTAGATTCAGGCACAACTTCATGTCGAACATTAGTTGTTGACCACCAAGGTCAAATTAGAGCTATATCACAAACTGAATTTACTCAATATTTTCCAAAATCAGGTTGAGTAGAGCATGATCCTCTTGAAATTTGAAACACACAAGTCTCAACAATGCAAAGTGCAACAAATAAAGCAAAAATTAGTTCAAAAGAAATTGCTGCACTTGGAATCACAAATCAACGTGAAACTATAGTTTTGTGAGATAAAGAAACCGGATTACCAGTTTATAATGCAATTGTTTGGCAAGATCGAAGAACAAGTGATTATTGTGATGAACTTGTTGCTAAAGGACTGGCTGATAAATTTAGTGAAAAAACAGGATTAATAATTAATCCTTATTTTAGTGGAACTAAAATTCGTTGAATCTTGCAAAATATTGAAGAAGCTAAAACTAAACTTAAAGACGGTAAATTGCTCGCTGGTACCATCGATACTTGATTAATGTGAAAACTCACAGATGGTAAGGTTCATGCAACAGATGTTTCAAATGCTTCTAGAACACTTTTGTTTAATATTCATACATTAGAGTGAGATCAAGAAATTCTTGATTTGCTTGAAATTCCTAGAGAAATATTGCCTGAAGTTAAAGATTCATCAACTCACTTTGGATTCGTAGAGTCGCATCATTGGTCTAATAAGGACAAAGATTTAGTGCCAATTACAGGAATTGCCGGAGACCAACAATCTGCGCTTTTTGGACAACTTTGTACAGAAGTAGGTATGGTTAAAAATACTTATGGAACAGGTTGTTTTACTTTAGTCAATACAGGTACCACTGCTATAAAAAGTAGCAATAAATTATTGACTACAATAGCTTGAAAACTTGAAAATCAACCAACCATTTATGCGCTTGAAGGCTCAGTTTTTATAGCTGGAGCTGCAATTCAGTGACTTCGGGATTCACTTCGAATTTTATATAATTCAGCTGAATCTGATTTTTTCACTTCACTTGTTCAAGATGATCAAAGAGTTTATGTAGTGCCTTCTTTTACGGGGTTAGGAGCACCATATTGAGATTCATATTCTAGAGGAGCTATTTTTGGTTTAGAACGAGGAACAAAGCGTGAACATATCATTAAAGCAACACTAGATTCAATAGCTTATCAATCAAATGATCTAATTAAAGCAATGGAAAAAGATCTTCAAAAACCTATTATTTTGCTTAAAGTTGATGGTGGTGCTTCTAATTCAAATTATTTGATGCAATTTCAATCTTCAATTTCAAATTTAAAAGTTGAAAGACCAGCTAACATTGAAACTACAGCACTAGGTGTTTCTTATCTTGCAGGTTTAGCTGTTGGATTTTGGTCATCTATTGATCAAATTAAACAAATGGTAAAACCAGATAGAATTTTTGAACCTGAATTTGATGAACCAACTATCGATCGTTTATTAAAAGGTTGAAATACAGCTGTTAAAAAAACCTTAAATTGAACTAAAGATATAGAATAA